Below is a genomic region from Pseudomonas svalbardensis.
CACCGCTCAGAGAGCTGGGATTGCTCGCCTGTTGGTACCTGGTGCAGGACGGCGAACCGATCAGCGGCCCGCTCACCTCGCTGCCGGCCGCCCAGGCATTGTCGCAACGTATCGGCCAAGGCCAACTCAGCGCTTAAGGCAGCTGCACCCGCGGCTTGGTTTCAATGAAGATTGACCAGCTCGACATAAACAGCGCGGCGATCAGCGGCCCGATCACAAAGCCATTGAGGCCGAAGACCGCCAGACCGCCAAGGGTCGAGATGAGGATCAGATAGTCCGGCATCTTTGTATCCTTGCCCACCAGGATCGGTCGCAGCACGTTATCCACCAGACCGATCACAAAAATCCCGAACAGCCCCAGCACCACGCCCTGCCAGATCGCCCCGGCGAACAGGAAAATGGCCGCCACCGGTGCCCAGACGATCCCCGCCCCCACCGCTGGCAACAGGGATAGAAACGCCATCAATACCGCCCAGAGCAACGCGCTTGGGACGTCCAGAAACCAAAAAATCAAACCGCCCAACGCGCCTTGCGTGATTGCCACCAGCAGGTTGCCCTTCACTGTCGCCCGCACCACGCGATTGAACTTGAGTTGCAAGCGACGTTTCTGGTGCTCCTGCAGCGGCACAGCGGCACGAACTTTTCGCGCCAGTTCGGCGCCGTCCCGCAGAAAGAAGAACAGCAGGTACAGCATGATGAAAAACCCCACCACGAATTCGAACGTACCCTGACCAAAACTGAAGGCTTTGTTGGCGATGAACTCATTGCCCGACACTGCACTCTTGATGATTTTCTCCCGCAACCCGTCCAGCTCGCCAACCCCGGCCCGATCGAGCACGTGCTGAAAGTACGGCGGCAGGCTGTGTTTGAAATGCGTCACATACCCGGCGATGTCCAGTTCGCCGCTTTCGATGCTCTTGTACAGCGCGGCCCCTTCTTGAACCAGCAAGATACTGAGGATGATCACCGGCAGGATCGCGATCACCAGGCAGATGCTCAGGGTGAGCAGCGACGTCAAGTTGCGCTCCCAGCCGAACCTCAGTTGCAGTCGACGCTGCAGGGGCGCGAAGAGGATGCCAAGGATCACCGCCCAGAACACCGCGCCGTAAAACGGCAGCAAAATCCAGACGAAAGCGGCGGTGACCAGCCCCAGCAAAATCACCAGTGATTTGTTTTGTACTGTCTCTTCGTTCATGTCCAATCCATGTCAGTCCGCAAGGACACAATGTCGCGCCCTGATGCTTAGTCCGCCACGGTTCGCCCGAGTGCCATCCGTTTGTTCATCAAGCATAGATCCAGATCAATGAATCCCACGGGCAAGCCGCTTACTCTCGGCGGCTTTTGTGACCGACTCTGCCATGACTCTCCTGCCTCCAGAACTGCTCGCCCCCGCCGGCACCCTGAAAAACATGCGATACGCCTTCGCCTACGGCGCCGACGCGGTGTACGCCGGTCAGCCGCGCTACAGCCTGCGGGTGCGCAATAACGAATTCGATCACGCCAATCTGGCCCTCGGCATTCACGAGGCCCAGTCTCAAGGCAAGCGCTTCTATGTGGTGGTGAACATCGCCCCGCACAACGCCAAACTGAAAACCTTCCTCAGGGATCTGGAACCGGTGATTGCCATGGCACCGGATGCGCTGATCATGTCCGATCCAGGCCTGATCATGCTGGTCCGCCGGCATTATCCGCAGATGCCGATTCACCTTTCGGTACAGGCCAACACGGTGAACTGGGCCAGTGTCGAGTTCTGGCAGCAACAAGGCTTGAGCCGAATCATCCTGTCGCGGGAACTGTCCCTGGAAGAAATCGCCGAAATCCGCGAGCAAGTCCCGGCGATGGAGCTGGAGGTGTTCGTCCACGGTGCCTTGTGCATGGCCTATTCCGGTCGCTGCCTGTTGTCAGGCTATATGAACAAGCGCGACGCCAATCAGGGCAGTTGCACCAATGCCTGTCGCTGGAAGTACTCGGCGCAGCAGGCCACGGAAAATCAGCTCGGCGAAATCGTGCAGACCTTCCAGCCCGAACCGACCCTGGGCATCGGTGCCCCGACAGATCAGGTGTTTCTGTTGCAGGAAGCCAATCGGCCCGACGAACTAATGCCGGCCTTCGAAGACGAGCACGGCACTTACATCATGAACGCCAAGGACCTGCGCGCGGTGCAGCATGTCGAGCGCCTGACGCAGATGGGCGTGCACTCACTGAAAATCGAGGGCCGGACCAAATCCCATTTTTACTGCGCACGCACCACTCAGGTTTACCGCCGGGCGATCGACGACGCGGTAGCCGGTCGCGCGTTCGACCGCAGCCTGATGACGGATCTGGAATCCCTCGCCCAGCGCGGCTACACCGAAGGTTTCCTGCGGCGGCACGTGCATGACGAATACCAGAACTACCAGCACGGCAGTTCGGTGTCGGAGCGTCAGCAGTTTGTCGGCGAGCTGACCGGTGAACGGCGTGACCGGATGGCGGAGGTCAAGGTGAAGAATCGATTTGGTCTGGGCGACCATATGGAAATGATGACGCCCAAGGGCAACTTCCAATTCGACTTGCATGAGCTGCAAAACGTTAAAGGCGAGCCGATCGAGGTGGCGCCGGGGGACGGGCACACCGTGTACCTGCCGATTCCGGATGCGGTGGATTTGCAGTTTGGGTTGTTGATGCGGGATGTCAGCGTAAGCTGAATATCATCAAGCGACACAAAATCTTGTGGGAGCGAGCCTGCTCGCGAAGACGGACTCTCAGCCAACATCATTGTTGAATGTTGAACCGCTTTCGCGAGCAGGCTCGCTCCCACAGGTAAGCCGTTACGCGAACTCCTCGCGCAACATCCCCACAAACGCTTCCCGCGCCGGGTGAACCCCGGCGTTTTCATGCCAGTAAAACAGGTTGTCGATCGCCGTCAGCTCGGGGAACTCATACCCCGCGCAACCCGCCCCTTTGGCGTACTGATCAAACACGCCTTTTGGCACCAGCGCGACACCCGCCCCGGCACTGACGCAGCCGACAATCGCCCCGTAACTGGCCAGGCTGACGATCGGCAACGCCTGCCCTTGTCGCAGCAACCAATGCTCCAGCGCCGCCCGGTAGGGACAGCCCTGAGGCCACATGAACACGGTCTTGTCCTGCAAATCCGCGATGTCACGCACCGGCCCCAGAGACGTCGAGGCAATCAGCAGCAGCTCCTCGCGGTACATCGGCGTGCGCTTGAGGTGTGAGCGCTCGACATCCACTGCGACGATCGCGCCGTCGAGCCGGTGATTGAGCGTGTCGTCGAGCAATTGGCTCCAGGTGCCGGTGGTCAGCTCCAGCGCCACCGCCGGGAAACGCTTGTGGAATTTTGCCAGCAAACGCGGCAATCGACCGGTCGCCGACGACTCGATGGCGCCAATGCGCAACGGCCCGGACGGCTCGGCCGAAGGGTCCACCGCGCGCTTGGCTTCAGCCGTCAGGGCGAGAATTTTCGAGGCATAAGCCAGAAAGGTCTGCCCTGCCGGGCTGATTCGCAGCCCTCGGCCCTCGCGCAGAAACAGCGCAACCCCCAGCTCCGCTTCCAGGGACTTGATCCGTGCCGTGATATTCGACGGAACGCAATGCAACAACTCGGCTGCCCGGGCGATGCTGCCGACCTCGGCAACGGTCTTGAACATGCGTATCTGCGCCAGCTCCATACATCACCTAAAGTGAAGAGTTAACGCACTATAAGTCAGTTGTGGAGAACAGTCAGGCTTCTGATACTGGGTGCATCCGCCTATAGGTGCCCGATCATGAAGCCTCCCACGCCCTCTCCCGGTTCTCCCGTCAAAATCATCCTGGCCATGGCATTTGTGGTCGGCTGCTGGGGTTATTCACCGACCGGCATTCATATCGGTTTGCAGGCCTATGAGCCTGGTCATCTGGCCTTGCTGCGGTTTCTGCTGGCGTCGGCATTCATGGCGGTGGTCGCGGTGTTCCGAGGCATCAACCTGCCGAACAGGCGTGACCTGCCGCTGCTGTTCGCGCTCGGTTTCTTTGCCGTGAGCCTGCACCATGTCGCGCTGAATTTCGGCCAGCAAAGTGTCAGCGCCGGCGCCTCCAGTGTGTTGGCGCAATCAACGCCGTTGTTCAGCACGTTGCTGGCGCGCTTCGTGCTCAAGGACCGGGTGAGCGTGTGGCGCTGGGGCTGCGTGTTTCTGGGGTTGATCGGCGTGGTGATTGTGGTGGCCGGTGATCACGGACTGGGGAGCATCGACACCCATGGTTTGCTGATTGTGTTGGCGGCGGTTTCGTGGAGTTTCTACTTTGCCTTGCAGAAGCATCACTCGCGGCGCTACGACGGGCTGACATTGGTGTGTTACACGGTTTGGTTCGGGACGCTGCTGCTATTGGTTTATCTCCCGGGGCTGGTGAGCCAGGTCATTACCGCTCCGGTTGAAGTGCAGCTTGCGGTCATCGGGTTGGGCATTTTCCCAAGTGCCCTCGCGTATCTCGCCTGGGCCTATGTGCTCACTCATGTGGATTTGAGCCGCGCGACGATGACGCTGTATCTGATTCCACCGACCGCCATGGCGATTGCCTCTTTTGCGCTGGGCGAGCGACCGACGTTGATGATCGTTGGGGGAGCACTGGTGGTGCTGGTCAGCGTGTTGGCCTTGAATCTGGAACGCAGGCCGGTGGTAGCTCGAGTAACCGAGGCCTGATCCAGACCTGTCGTGCACAAAAAAACCGGTGCAATGGCCAATGCCAGTCAGTTATGGCGCAGAACCTGTGGGAGCGGTGTTCAAATCCTTAACTGATTGGCACTAGGCGCAATGGCCGGGTTTCTCTTTATCGCCTGTCATCGGACAGCGGTGTAGGCTCATCTGCCGGAGGAACGTCCTCGGCCGCATCAGGATCCATCCAGTCTTCAGGTCGATCAGCGTCACCCTCGGCCGGGTCCCGCGAAGGGTCCATGCCGGGTGGCACGTCATGATCCATGGTCGGCTTGTCGGTTCCGGGCATGGGTCGGGTTGGGTCGGTATTGGGCGTTCCACCCTGGAACATCGAATCGTTAGCCATGACGCACCTCACTGATGAGGTCCAGCAAATCTGGGCCGTACTCGTTGGAAGCAGGGCCGCGGATGAGGTGCTATCGAGTAGACAAACGGTGGTCAGCGATCGGCCGAAAACCGGTCGCGACTGTTGGTCAGGTGCAGCCACATGGCCGCCCGCGCCGCATCCGGATCCTGGCGTTTGATGGCGTTGAGAATCGCCTCGTGCTCAAGGTTGGCCAAGTGCCCGAGCTTGCTCAAGTCCACTGCGCCGCGCTCGGCGGCATTGACGCGGGTGCGCGGGATCATGGCGCTGCCCAGGTGCTGCATGATTTCGGTGAAGCACACGTTGCCGGTGGCTTCGGCGATCAGCAGGTGGAAGCGCTTGTCGGCTTCGACGCAGCTGTCGTTGTTGGCCAGCAGGCTTTGATAGTCGTCCAGCGCTTCGCGCATCTGTGCCAACTGATGATCCGTGCGACGGGTTGCCGCCAGTGCGGCGGCCTGGGTTTCCAGGCCCATGCGCAACTCCAGAATGCTGCGCACCCCCAGCGCGGTATCGACGTTCAACCGAAGCCCCTGCTCCGGCGCTCGTTCAATCACAAAGGTGCCAATACCGTGCCGGGTTTCCACCAACCCGGACGCCTGCAACTTCGAGATCGCCTCGCGCACCACCGTGCGACTGACCCCGTGCTCCTGAACAATCGTGTTCTCGGACGGCAGCTTGTCCCCGGGCAGCATCTGGCCGAGCAAGATGCTCTGGGTCAGTTTGGCGACCAGGTCATGGGCCAGGTTGTGGGTGCGCTTGCGGGCAGGCGCGTCGAGGTCTTCTTGCATGGCGATCATCCTAAAGCAGGGCTAACGGAATCGTAGCACTGCGCTGGACGGGAATCTCAGGAAAACGCCGACCAACTTGTATGACAACACTCAACAAACAGGGTATTCGAGACCATCAGAAAGGTCATTCATCAGCGCAAAAGAATAATAAACACTCCATAAAGCGCCATATTGTTGGGCGACTACTCTTGCGGTATGAAAAAACGTAGTTGTATGATGTCTATCAACATCGCAACACCCAGTCGCACCCCGCATAAAAATAATCAGTGGGAGATAACGCAGTGAATACATCCATATCCGGGATGAACGATGGCGCCGATTCGGCCCTGAAGTCCGCAATCTCGAAAGTGAAACGCCATGTTCTGCCGCTGTTCGTGATCATGTTCATCGTCAACTACATCGACCGCGTGAACATCGGCTTCGTCCGCGCCCACATGGAACACGACCTGGGCATCGGCGCTGCCGCCTATGGCCTCGGCGCCGGGCTGTTCTTCATCGGTTACGCGCTATTTGAAGTCCCCTCCAACATCCTCCTGCAAAAAGTCGGCGCGCGAATCTGGCTGACCCGCATCATGCTGACCTGGGGCCTGGTCGCGGCTTGCATGGCGTTCATCCAGAACGAAACCCACTTCTACATCCTGCGATTCCTGCTGGGCGTGGCCGAAGCAGGTTTCTTCCCTGGAGTGATTTACTACTTCACCCGCTGGTTACCTGGCGTTGAACGCGGCAAGGCGATTGCCATCTTCCTCAGCGGTTCGGCGATTGCTTCGCTGATCTCCGGCCCGCTGTCCGGGTTACTGCTGCAAATCAGCGGTTTCGGTATGCACGGCTGGCAATGGATGTACTTCATTGAAGGGATGTTCTCAGTCGGGCTGTGCGTGTTCGTCTGGTTCTGGCTGGACTCCAAACCCCACGACGCCAAATGGCTAAGCCGTGAAGAACAGGACGCGCTGGTCAAGGCCATCGACAACGAACAACTGGCCCGCGAAGCCGCGACGCCGATCAAACCGTCGTTGGGCAAACTGCTCAAGGATCGCCAGATCATCCTGTTTTGCCTGATCTACTTCTTCATCCAATTGACCATTTACGCCGCGACCTTCTGGCTCCCTAGCATCATCAAAAAGATGGGTGACCTGAGCGATATTCAAGTCGGGCTGTTCAACTCGATTCCGTGGTTGCTGTCGATCGTCGGCATGTACGCCTTCGCTTCGCTGTCGGCCAAGTGGAAACACCAGCAAGCCTGGGTCGCCGCTGCCCTGCTGATCGCGGCGGCCGGGATGTTCATGTCCACCACCGGCGGGCCGATCTTCGCTTTCGTCGCCATCTGCTTTGCTGCGCTGGGTTTCAAATCGGCGTCGTCGCTGTTCTGGCCGATTCCTCAGGCCTATCTGGATGCACGGATCGCGGCAGGCGTAATCGCACTGATCAACTCGGTGGGCAACCTCGGCGGCTTCGTCGCACCGACCACGTTCGGTCTGCTGGAAGAACGCACCGGCTCGATTCAGGGCGGGCTGTACGGCCTGGCCGCGACCTCGATCATTGCCGCGATCATCGTCTTCGCCGCACGCAATAAACCGAAATCCGCACCTGCCGTTGCACTGGCCAAACCAGCACCCAACCACGCGTGAACATCTGTTTTGAAGGACATGAAAATGAACGCACAAGAAACCGCCAAAGCCCCGATCATCACCAGCATGCAGGTTGTTCCGGTGGCCGGCCACGACGGCATGTTGCTCAACCTGAGCGGCGCCCACGGGCCGTTTTTTACACGCAACATCGTGATCCTCACGGACAACGCCGGTCACACCGGCATCGGTGAAGTACCAGGCGGCGAGCGCATTCGCCAAACCCTCGAAGACGCTCGCTCATTAGTGGTCGGCAGCCCGATCGGCACGTATCAGAAGATCCTCAATCAAGTGCGCCAGACCTTCGCCGATCGTGATGCCGGCGGTCGCGGGTTACAGACGTTCGATTTGCGCATCACCATCCACGCCGTCACCGGCCTTGAAGCTGCGTTGCTTGATCTCCTGGGTCAGCACCTGGACGTGCCGGTCGCCGCCCTGCTCGGCGAAGGTCAGCAGCGCGATGAAGTGAAGATGCTCGGCTACCTGTTTTATGTTGGCGATCGCAACGAAACCGATCTGGCCTACCGCAGCGAGCCGGACGCCGACAACGACTGGTTCCGCGTGCGTCACGAAAAAGCCATGACTGCCGAGGCGGTGGTGCGCCTGGCCGAAGCTGCCCACGCCCGCTACGGTTTCAAGGACTTCAAACTCAAGGGCGGCGTGCTCAGTGGCGATGAAGAAATCGAAGCCGTCACCGCCCTGGCCGAACGCTTCCCCGATGCGCGCATCACCCTCGATCCGAATGGCGCGTGGTCACTCAAGGAAGCCATTCGCCTGTGCCGGGATCAGCATCACGTCCTGGCTTACGCCGAAGACCCGTGCGGCGCGGAAAACGGCTATTCGGGCCGGGAAGTCATGGCTGAATTCCGTCGCGCCACGGGTTTGAAAACCGCCACCAACATGATCGCCACCGACTGGCGGGAAATGGGCCACGCGATCCAGTTGCAATCAGTGGACATTCCGCTGGCCGACCCACACTTCTGGACGATGCAGGGCTCGGTCCGTGTGGCGCAGATGTGCCATGAGTGGGGCCTGACCTGGGGTTCGCATTCCAACAACCACTTTGATATTTCCCTCGCGATGTTCACCCACGTCGCGGCCGCCGCGCCGGGTGAAATCACCGCCATCGACACCCACTGGATCTGGCAGGACGGTCAGCGCCTGACCAAAGCGCCGCTGCAAATCGTTGGCGGCTGTGTGCAGGTGCCGAAGAAGTCTGGGTTGGGCGTCGAACTGGACATGGATCAACTGGCCAAGGCTCATGAGTTGTATAAAGGCATGGGATTGGGCGCGCGGGATGACAGCGTGGCGATGCAGTTTCTGATTCCGGGTTGGAAGTTCGATAACAAGCGGCCGTGTCTGGTGCGCTAACTCTATTGGGATATCGCAATCCCTGTGGGAGCGAGCCTGCTCGCGAAGACGTCGGCACATCCAGCATCAATGTGACGGATAGACCGCTTTCGCGAGCAGGCTCGCTCCCACAGATTCTTGCGCTGCTTGCAGCAACCATTGCTTGAACGCGGCCATCGCCGATGTTTCGGGGCGGGACAGCAAGCGGGTCAGCCAGTAACTGCCGGTGCTGATCCCGATGGCGAACGGTTGCTCGATTGCACCCGCCGCCAGTTGCCGGGCGAACATCAGCGGCGGCGCCAAGGCCACCCCCGCCCCTTGCAGCGCTGCCTCCATCATCGCCAGCGATGAGTCGAAGATGATGCTTCGGGGCGATGCTGTGTGGGTCGATAAGCCGGTGGCCTGGAACCATTCGGGCCACTCGTCCGCGCGGTAAGAACGCAACAGCGTTTGCTGCAACAGGTCTGTCGGTGTTTTCAGTTGCCGGGCAATCTCGGGAACACACAACACCGACAGCGGCGCCTCGATCAACCTCACCGCTTCAATGCCATGCCACGCCCCCGCGCCAAAACGAATCGCGTAATCCAGCCCTTCAGCCGCCACATCCACTCGATTGTTGTGGGTCGACAGGCGCAAATCTATGAACGGATGTTTCGTCTGGAAGTCCGTCAGCCGTGGCAACAACCAGCCCACCGCGAATGTCCCCACCGCGCCGACCGTCAAGACCTCGCGAAAATGTCCGCCCTCGAATCGCTCAAGAGTGTGCGCGATACGGTCGAAGGACTCCCGCAATACCGGCAACAGGGTTTCGCCCTCGCTGGTCAGCATCAGCCCGCGGGGTAGCCGCTTGAACAGGGTCACCCCAAGTTGAGACTCAAGGCTCTTGACCTGATGACTCACCGCCGCCTGAGTGACACACAACTCAACGGCCGCCCGGGTGAAACTCAAGTGCCGGGCAGAGGCCTCGAAGGCGCGTAATGCATTGAGCGGTAATTGAGGCCGGATCATGTCCACTCCCAAATTTTTCTAATGGCTCGCCCGAAATATCATCGGTTGTCGAACCTCGGAAGACTGCATAGATTTGGCTCGCCCATCAGCCGCCCGGACTGAAAAGCCGCTCGGAGTGTAGCGGCTAATACCCTTGAACCTCATAGAAAGTGACTCAATCATGCATAACAAGCTCGCATACTACAGCGCTTTCGCACTGTTCCTCAGCGCCGGTCATTGCGTTGCTGACGACCGCATCGAAGCCATCGTGAAGGCCACCATCGAACCGGTGATGCAGCAACAGCAGATCCCCGGTGTCGCGATTGCGATTACCGTCAACGGCCAACCGCATTACTTTAACTACGGTGTGGCCTCGAAGGAAAACGGCAAAGCCGTCACCGAAGACACCCTGTTCGAGATCGGCTCGGTGAGCAAAACCTTCACCGCCACACTCGCCGCCTACGCTCAGGCCACCGGCAAACTGTCCCTGTCGGACAAGGCCAGCAGCGTGCTGCCGGATCTGCGTGGCAGCGCGTTCGATAACATCAGCGTGCTGCAACTGGGCACCTACAGCGCCGGCGGCCTGCCGCTGCAATTCCCCGACGATGCCGATGCACCGGACAAGATGCTCGGCTATTTCAAGCAGTGGAAACCGACCTATGCGGCGGGCACCCATCGGCAGTATTCAAACCCGAGCCTGGGGTTGTTCGGTTACCTCGCAGCCCAAAGCATGGACGCACCGTTTGATGATGTGATGGAAAAGATCCTGCTTCCGAAACTCGGACTCAAGCACACCTATCTCACAGTGCCGCAGGCTCAAATGGGTCTTTACGCTCAGGGTTACAACAAGGAAGACAAACCTGTACGAGTTGGGCCGGGGGCACTGGATTCGGAGGCTTATGGCGTGAAAACCAGCGCTGCGGACCTGATTCGTTATGTTGAGGCGAACATGAAACCGACCCGCCTTGAAGATCCGATGCAGCGGGCAATCGCCGCGACGCATACCGGTTACTACAAGGTGGGCGAGATGACTCAGGGATTGGGTTGGGAGCTCTACAACTACCCGGTCACCCTCGATACATTGCTGGCGGGTAACTCGACACAGATGGCGATGGAAGCTCACGAAGTCCAGTGGCTGACCCCGCCGCAACCTCAACCAGAAAACGTATTGATCAACAAAACCGGCTCAACAAGCGGCTTCGGTGCTTACGTGGCGTACGTGCCGTCGAAAGACATCGGCATCGTGATCCTGGCCAACAAAAACTATCCGAACCCTGAGCGGATCAAGATTGCTCATACGATACTAAGCGCTCTGAGCAAGTAGCCGAGAAACGCGATTTCTCGCAGCAGGCAAACAAAATGGGCGACCCCTTTGAGGTCGCCCATTGTCGTTACTGCGTCAGCTCAATGCCGAGTCGTCGGCTGAGCGTCAGGTGCATCGCTTCTCGGATCAAGATTTTCCCGTGCCTGATTCACCAACAACTCGGTGACCGCCGCCAATTGCTGAATCGACAGCAGCACCTTGCGGTTCGAGCCTTCCAGTTTTCCGGCAAAATTCGCAATCAGGACAGTCAGGGAGGCAAGGTTTTCGCAGGCCTGATTTAGCAGGGTTAGTGTGTCGACGCCAGGAGCAACAGTGAAAATCTGCTGGGTCGTGGCGGTACGCCTGGGGCTTCGGGTGACTGCACCTTTTGCGGTTTCACACAGCTTCGCGGGATCGAGATGATCGGCATCGGTTGGGGTTTGCGGTTGGTGCTTGCTGAACTTTTTCACAGACGAGGCTCCTTTTTGTGCCATTGGTGTTTTTCGTCCCTGGATCCCTCAGTGTCGCGGATTCCCACGTACGACCGCGATTTTGCGGTGGCTGACGAAGGCTA
It encodes:
- a CDS encoding DUF6124 family protein, which codes for MKKFSKHQPQTPTDADHLDPAKLCETAKGAVTRSPRRTATTQQIFTVAPGVDTLTLLNQACENLASLTVLIANFAGKLEGSNRKVLLSIQQLAAVTELLVNQARENLDPRSDAPDAQPTTRH
- a CDS encoding LysR family transcriptional regulator: MIRPQLPLNALRAFEASARHLSFTRAAVELCVTQAAVSHQVKSLESQLGVTLFKRLPRGLMLTSEGETLLPVLRESFDRIAHTLERFEGGHFREVLTVGAVGTFAVGWLLPRLTDFQTKHPFIDLRLSTHNNRVDVAAEGLDYAIRFGAGAWHGIEAVRLIEAPLSVLCVPEIARQLKTPTDLLQQTLLRSYRADEWPEWFQATGLSTHTASPRSIIFDSSLAMMEAALQGAGVALAPPLMFARQLAAGAIEQPFAIGISTGSYWLTRLLSRPETSAMAAFKQWLLQAAQESVGASLLAKAVYPSH
- a CDS encoding FadR/GntR family transcriptional regulator translates to MQEDLDAPARKRTHNLAHDLVAKLTQSILLGQMLPGDKLPSENTIVQEHGVSRTVVREAISKLQASGLVETRHGIGTFVIERAPEQGLRLNVDTALGVRSILELRMGLETQAAALAATRRTDHQLAQMREALDDYQSLLANNDSCVEADKRFHLLIAEATGNVCFTEIMQHLGSAMIPRTRVNAAERGAVDLSKLGHLANLEHEAILNAIKRQDPDAARAAMWLHLTNSRDRFSADR
- a CDS encoding DMT family transporter: MKPPTPSPGSPVKIILAMAFVVGCWGYSPTGIHIGLQAYEPGHLALLRFLLASAFMAVVAVFRGINLPNRRDLPLLFALGFFAVSLHHVALNFGQQSVSAGASSVLAQSTPLFSTLLARFVLKDRVSVWRWGCVFLGLIGVVIVVAGDHGLGSIDTHGLLIVLAAVSWSFYFALQKHHSRRYDGLTLVCYTVWFGTLLLLVYLPGLVSQVITAPVEVQLAVIGLGIFPSALAYLAWAYVLTHVDLSRATMTLYLIPPTAMAIASFALGERPTLMIVGGALVVLVSVLALNLERRPVVARVTEA
- the ampC gene encoding class C beta-lactamase, yielding MHNKLAYYSAFALFLSAGHCVADDRIEAIVKATIEPVMQQQQIPGVAIAITVNGQPHYFNYGVASKENGKAVTEDTLFEIGSVSKTFTATLAAYAQATGKLSLSDKASSVLPDLRGSAFDNISVLQLGTYSAGGLPLQFPDDADAPDKMLGYFKQWKPTYAAGTHRQYSNPSLGLFGYLAAQSMDAPFDDVMEKILLPKLGLKHTYLTVPQAQMGLYAQGYNKEDKPVRVGPGALDSEAYGVKTSAADLIRYVEANMKPTRLEDPMQRAIAATHTGYYKVGEMTQGLGWELYNYPVTLDTLLAGNSTQMAMEAHEVQWLTPPQPQPENVLINKTGSTSGFGAYVAYVPSKDIGIVILANKNYPNPERIKIAHTILSALSK
- the trhP gene encoding prephenate-dependent tRNA uridine(34) hydroxylase TrhP, translating into MTLLPPELLAPAGTLKNMRYAFAYGADAVYAGQPRYSLRVRNNEFDHANLALGIHEAQSQGKRFYVVVNIAPHNAKLKTFLRDLEPVIAMAPDALIMSDPGLIMLVRRHYPQMPIHLSVQANTVNWASVEFWQQQGLSRIILSRELSLEEIAEIREQVPAMELEVFVHGALCMAYSGRCLLSGYMNKRDANQGSCTNACRWKYSAQQATENQLGEIVQTFQPEPTLGIGAPTDQVFLLQEANRPDELMPAFEDEHGTYIMNAKDLRAVQHVERLTQMGVHSLKIEGRTKSHFYCARTTQVYRRAIDDAVAGRAFDRSLMTDLESLAQRGYTEGFLRRHVHDEYQNYQHGSSVSERQQFVGELTGERRDRMAEVKVKNRFGLGDHMEMMTPKGNFQFDLHELQNVKGEPIEVAPGDGHTVYLPIPDAVDLQFGLLMRDVSVS
- the gudD gene encoding glucarate dehydratase; translated protein: MNAQETAKAPIITSMQVVPVAGHDGMLLNLSGAHGPFFTRNIVILTDNAGHTGIGEVPGGERIRQTLEDARSLVVGSPIGTYQKILNQVRQTFADRDAGGRGLQTFDLRITIHAVTGLEAALLDLLGQHLDVPVAALLGEGQQRDEVKMLGYLFYVGDRNETDLAYRSEPDADNDWFRVRHEKAMTAEAVVRLAEAAHARYGFKDFKLKGGVLSGDEEIEAVTALAERFPDARITLDPNGAWSLKEAIRLCRDQHHVLAYAEDPCGAENGYSGREVMAEFRRATGLKTATNMIATDWREMGHAIQLQSVDIPLADPHFWTMQGSVRVAQMCHEWGLTWGSHSNNHFDISLAMFTHVAAAAPGEITAIDTHWIWQDGQRLTKAPLQIVGGCVQVPKKSGLGVELDMDQLAKAHELYKGMGLGARDDSVAMQFLIPGWKFDNKRPCLVR
- a CDS encoding AI-2E family transporter, with amino-acid sequence MNEETVQNKSLVILLGLVTAAFVWILLPFYGAVFWAVILGILFAPLQRRLQLRFGWERNLTSLLTLSICLVIAILPVIILSILLVQEGAALYKSIESGELDIAGYVTHFKHSLPPYFQHVLDRAGVGELDGLREKIIKSAVSGNEFIANKAFSFGQGTFEFVVGFFIMLYLLFFFLRDGAELARKVRAAVPLQEHQKRRLQLKFNRVVRATVKGNLLVAITQGALGGLIFWFLDVPSALLWAVLMAFLSLLPAVGAGIVWAPVAAIFLFAGAIWQGVVLGLFGIFVIGLVDNVLRPILVGKDTKMPDYLILISTLGGLAVFGLNGFVIGPLIAALFMSSWSIFIETKPRVQLP
- a CDS encoding MFS transporter, coding for MNTSISGMNDGADSALKSAISKVKRHVLPLFVIMFIVNYIDRVNIGFVRAHMEHDLGIGAAAYGLGAGLFFIGYALFEVPSNILLQKVGARIWLTRIMLTWGLVAACMAFIQNETHFYILRFLLGVAEAGFFPGVIYYFTRWLPGVERGKAIAIFLSGSAIASLISGPLSGLLLQISGFGMHGWQWMYFIEGMFSVGLCVFVWFWLDSKPHDAKWLSREEQDALVKAIDNEQLAREAATPIKPSLGKLLKDRQIILFCLIYFFIQLTIYAATFWLPSIIKKMGDLSDIQVGLFNSIPWLLSIVGMYAFASLSAKWKHQQAWVAAALLIAAAGMFMSTTGGPIFAFVAICFAALGFKSASSLFWPIPQAYLDARIAAGVIALINSVGNLGGFVAPTTFGLLEERTGSIQGGLYGLAATSIIAAIIVFAARNKPKSAPAVALAKPAPNHA
- a CDS encoding LysR substrate-binding domain-containing protein → MELAQIRMFKTVAEVGSIARAAELLHCVPSNITARIKSLEAELGVALFLREGRGLRISPAGQTFLAYASKILALTAEAKRAVDPSAEPSGPLRIGAIESSATGRLPRLLAKFHKRFPAVALELTTGTWSQLLDDTLNHRLDGAIVAVDVERSHLKRTPMYREELLLIASTSLGPVRDIADLQDKTVFMWPQGCPYRAALEHWLLRQGQALPIVSLASYGAIVGCVSAGAGVALVPKGVFDQYAKGAGCAGYEFPELTAIDNLFYWHENAGVHPAREAFVGMLREEFA